AGTAAAACAGATAACAGTGAGTTGTATGAAAATGATTAACCGTCTAGAATAGACTTACTTGAAGTGAAGTGGTAATGGTTTTTAGCGTCATCGAGAGCCACAATATTTCATtaggttaagctcatgacgcagtaagttgaacaatgcggacacttttgttactgaatactttctaatagGCTTCTGCCTTGAATACTTTGTGTATATAAGTGGTATTCAACTATGATAATTTGATAgttgtttagcttgtgtgctatggtGTGCTTGTCTGTTGTGCAGCTGCTAGCCCCTAGTAGCCTATATCCTACCATGTATACTTTTTGTAAAtgccttgactaaaatacaagtaaagaccaaccttgtgtgcttattggaggacatttagacgttaacttttattttatgctgccctttttttttgctgcagtactgtaatattgtacatggtaattgggatttgtaatatattgtatatattatataaaaatataatattatataagtatatattatatactgtatatataatatgtaaatattacatatatgttatattttacattgctcctatggtacatttttagtctactttatacctgcattatcctttccatccttaccctttccatcctttgtaactgagctactgtgtggaacaatttcccttgtggatcaataaagtttgcctAAGTTTAAGTCTAACTGGCTGTCCTGCTGcatgggactgcttgtatcagagattttagatgcaagacaATATaacccgatacttgttttttgctgatatcggacagaTATCTGTTACAAATACTGGATCGGGACAAAACAAAAATATCCCAAAAAGAGTATGATCTTACATTAATGCACCATCAGTTGGGGCACTCTCCGACCTGccctaaagtgtaaaaaaaaaagcagtaatCTTGGATATTCATGTGACATTTCTGTGCGGTGCCTTGTTGCCAGGCAGAATCAAGCAATTTTGGTCATGTGCCCAAAAAAGCAGAAATAGGACAATGAGGAAAATCAGGAACAATGGCTATACTGGTAGTCCacattaaatatgtaaaaaaGTATCAACAGTATCAAAGTAAAGGGAATATGATTTTAAGCTTTTCCACCACAGTGCTATCTGCTGGGGGCACAAACGTACTTGCCCctagtgcaggcctgggcaattattttgattcgGGGAAGCCAAATTTATAGAAAAACAGGTGTTCtgggggccacacacacacatatatatatatatatatatatatgtatatatactatttgtatgtatgtgtatatatatatatatatagatatatatatatatatatatatatatatatatatatatatatatatatatatatatatatatatatatatatatatatatatatatatatatatatatacatatatatatatttatacactaccgttcaaaagtttggggtcacccaaacaattttgtggaatagccttcatttctaagaacaagaatagactgtcgagtttcagatgaaagttctctttttctggccattttgagcgtttaattgaccccacaaatgtgatgctccagaaactcaatctgctcaaaggaaggtcagttttgtagcttctgtaacgagctaaactgttttcagatgtgtgaacatgattgcacaagggttttctaatcatcaattagccttctgagccaatgagcaaacacattgtaccattagaacactggagtgatagttgctggaaatgggcctctatacacctatgtagatattgcaccaaaaaccagacatttgcagctagaatagtcatttaccacattagcaatgtatagagtgtatttatttttaaagttaagactagtttaaagttatcttcattgaaaagtacagtgcttttccttcaaaaataaggacatttcaatgtgaccccaaacttttgaacggtagtatatatatatatatatatatatatatatatatatatatatatatatatatatatatatatatatatatatatatatatatatatatatatatatatatatatatatatatatatatacatatatatatatatatatatatatatatatattaggactgcaacaactaatcgattaaatcgattaaaatcgattataaaaatagttggcgattaatttagttatcgattcgttggatctatcctATGCtatgcttttttttgtttaattgttttattttttttataaacctttatttataaactgcaacatgtacaaacagctgagaaacaataatcaaaatgaaAATGGGCCATGCGGGCcctaataagtatggtgccagtatgctgggtttttttcaataaaatactggaaaggatagaaatgtagtttgtctcttttttttgcatctaaaatctctgatacaaccagaatgtacatgaaaataaagaatgtgggatttacaatattaactatgaccaataaatcactgaatattgacaacatatgaatgtcacaccccctctcgatcgacatattttacattcaaacgaaacgcaacaaaaatgcaacaaacacagcgaaatatgaacgcgaaggctaaaaaataaacccacctacgatctgatacatctgatacatcactaagctttagaactttgttgtaaaaatctccttccgcgtatgtcgctgacacccgcatttcaggctggccgctctggaaacactctgtggaaacgctgaCCACCCACaccgcttggtgcctcgtctgagctgctgtgactaagattaccatagtaactaattagattaccatagtaactagtatataatacaaaagcacagattccaaccattgaaatactttgtatagttcaagacttacggtcatttgaaaacatcactgcacatcataatggcggctacagtttccatcttaaagatctaaaaaaaatttgggggaatgtctggcgggccagattgaaacgcttaatttgcccaggtctgcccttgTGTAAAATCGCCACTATATAATGCGgtggtgttcaaagtgcggcccgggggccatttgcggcccacaggtaatttttccacggcacattctaaaaatacgatgaaaaaaaaaaaaaaaacataaaaagtggtataaaagagcaaacaggtgaaatgtaacaagaaaatgttgcattatttactctaataacacaaagctgccatgcaggctgtttctttctttaaaaaaaaaaaatcaatcaaaatcaatgtcattatgaattattgacctattcaaggctccatttacttcacattaaatattccactttgagatattttttggggaaaatgttgcatattttttggttgccatttaaaaaacaaagtttttttaaagaagggcctaaaaccaacaaacaaaaaacataaacaacaataaaacttataattgacggatagatctgaagttgatgttgagACTATTATggtaaacgtttaaaaaaaatgttggatttatttttttaaactttactgagcagtaccattttggatccccaataattttagtgggacttttttttttttttaagtgtcattgctcaaaaaaataatgaattaaaatcaatgttgttatgagttattgacctttttaagactccaattattattaaaaacacaaaatattgcatattttgtgtttttttccattaaaaaaaacgtttttccttgacaaaaatggcatacaacttaaatctttaaaagcgttatattgacagatagacctaatgttgatctaaagatttaaaccttgaataataataataataataatgctaaataacgacacatttgtaatatttttttcgaccaaaaccttttggggtccccgggatcaagtctgaattgaggcctaaatgtatcttttttatacatatattgtattggtttttaaaataaaaaatatcaaaatggcccccgcttgctttgatttttcagtgtgcggccctcagtggaaaaagtttggacacccctggtataatgcAAGCTGTAGTGGTTGTGACCACAAGTCTTGTCTGTTCcagcctaaccttaaccctaaataATTCATGGGGCGCTGACTTTTTTGCCCCTAGCCTCTAATCCCGACTGGATGATTGCAAAATGTAGCGATACAAGATATTCACCACTTTCTGTGGCAAAATTCCAGGGGATCTGTTGTACCTCCCACGCCAGATTGTTAATCCCAGCGCTTGTCTCGTTTGTTCCAGCCTTCAAGGAGATGGTAACTTGTGTGTGGTGCTTAGTTGCAAGAAATAACTCATGGGGCGCTGACTTTCTTGCCCCTAGCCTCGAATCCCGACTGGATGATTGCAAAATGTAGCGATACTAGATATTTACCACTTTGTGGCTTAATTCCGGTGGCTCATGCCAGATTGTTAATCCCAGCGCTTGTCTCTAATTTCTTCCAGCCTTCAAGGAGACAGCCTTCCTTCTGGCGGTGTCGTCGGCGGCGCTGACCCATGCCCTGGCCAAGGCGTGCAGCTCGGGCCGCATGGAGCGCTGCACCTGCGACGACTCCCCCGGCATCCAGCACCGGGAGGCATGGCAGTGGGGGGTGTGCGGCGACAATCTCAAGTACAGCACCAAGTTCCTCAAGCGGTTCCTGAGCCAGAAGAGGATCAGCAAGGACCTGAGGGCTCAGGTGGACGGCCACAACATCAACGTGGGGATTAGGGTGAGTCGGAATCGAATGAAAttgctggttttgttttgttttcttcacgATGCCAGACAGAGAAAGAGAGGCAGCAAAGACTGCGAGACGAAGACTGGAGCCAGGTGTGCTCAGGCATGATAAAGCTTGCTGTGCGGGCTGACTGCAAATTAAAGGTCTCATATCGTCGAGCGAGAGCGATTATAACCGTGGCCTCTTTTTAATATACGAGCGAGCATTTTTTTGCACTTACTAAATCACTATCCTCGCCATAAATCCACCTAACGTTCCTAACCACCACTGTGGCGTCCCCAGTGCCCCCCAGCTGTCTTTAACCCTACAGACAAAAAAACAGGAAGAAGAAGCGAGGGTCGCTATCTTATCTTTCCCCACTGAAATGTTTTCCTCACTTTACGCCGAGAAGAGAGCGGGAGCGACAACAACAACACCCACACATCTCTCAGTAATAGTACTCTGAAGCCCCCCGAGGGGTTCATACCTGCAAAGGGAGGAACTTTTCAACCCTCAAGTCCCCTCTAGGCACGGACTAAGCCCCCCATGCTATCTGACCTGTCTCTGGCCCTCACCGAGACTGACTGATGGTGCGCTCATCTCCTGCTTGTTGACCAGCTACCTTAAACCAAATCAGGCATGATACTAttactttttttggggggagcGGGGGGTTGAAGTTTTGGATTGCAGGCGGGAAATGGGCGGATAGATTCCAGTGTTAGGTCCCCCATGCCTCAGGCTTCAGGAGGCAGACAGTACTCGTTGCAACAGAGCCTGAGCTGTTAGAGTGAGAGATGTGAACCACATGAAATATGACAGTTGCCCTCAATCCATTATGTTAAAGTTTCAACTCAGCAGACGCAGGAGGATTCGAAAAAGGCGCAGGCGGTCGCTTTCCGACTCCCGGCCTGCTCCGTGCAGATAGACCTCCCAGATAAGAGGCAAGGTAATGAATCAAAGCCAGAGTCCTGACATCTCCTCTTCTTTCCAAGGCGGTAAAGAGCGGCCTCAAGACCACCTGCAAGTGTCACGGGGTTTCCGGCTCCTGCGCCGTACGGACTTGCTGGAAgcagctggctcctttccacgACACGGGCCGGCTGCTCAAGTATCGCTACGACACGGCCATGAGGGTGCTCAGCGTCACCAACACCGCCACCGGGGAGAGCGAGCTAGCCGGGCCGCGCCGCCACAGCCTCCGCACCACCGACCTGGTCTACCTGGAGGACTCGCCGAGCTTCTGTCGGCCCTCGCGGTACTCGCCGGGCACCGGCGGACGCACGTGCGCCAAGGACACCAGCTGCCAGAACCTGTGCTGCGGACGGGGCTACAACACGGCCATGCGCCTCACCAGCCTGTCGTGCCACTGCCAGGTGCGCTGGTGCTGCCATGTGGAGTGTCAAACCTGTGTCCGGGAAGAGGAGGTCTACACTTGCAAGAGCACGTAGGCCTGAAAATAAGTTGGAACTCCAAGAGCCACTGAGATTGCGCAGGGAACTAATCACCACACTCGCATTTGGCCGAACTGTGCACAAGGACCACAAATGACTACCTAGAAGGCGCACATCATAACATCTCCTCGTGTCCGATGGTACAAGTCTGAACAAGCTCCATCCTTCTCTGTGGCTAGCTATGCTATGCTCGCAATAGCCATCACTAGTGCTTTAAGTTGGGTTGAACAAGAATTCAAGACGTATTTGAACCGAGTTAAGTTCGGTTCAGGAGCTGCGCCAGCTATGTAAATAGCGTCACGTCAGAGCGTAAGGTGCCAGAGAATTCCACAAGATGTCTTCAAGATGGGGGA
This genomic interval from Entelurus aequoreus isolate RoL-2023_Sb linkage group LG06, RoL_Eaeq_v1.1, whole genome shotgun sequence contains the following:
- the wnt9b gene encoding protein Wnt-9b; the encoded protein is MRSRLPRTACLLRLAALCILLPHAAAYFGLTGREPLVFLPGPFSNEASTGKAYLKQCEQMVLSRRQKRLCRREPGLADTLRESVRLSLLECRYQFRNERWNCSLDGRGSLLKRAFKETAFLLAVSSAALTHALAKACSSGRMERCTCDDSPGIQHREAWQWGVCGDNLKYSTKFLKRFLSQKRISKDLRAQVDGHNINVGIRAVKSGLKTTCKCHGVSGSCAVRTCWKQLAPFHDTGRLLKYRYDTAMRVLSVTNTATGESELAGPRRHSLRTTDLVYLEDSPSFCRPSRYSPGTGGRTCAKDTSCQNLCCGRGYNTAMRLTSLSCHCQVRWCCHVECQTCVREEEVYTCKST